The genomic stretch CTTAAATTTATGAAAATTCCACAAATCTGCATTACAAAAGTAACCATTGAAATCTCACAAAACAAAAACGAATTGTTATAATTTTAAATAAAAATCTTTTGTCAATAAAATGTATGCTTCTGTGTATTGATGTCTTGTGGTTTCTATAACTAATTCTTCTGTGGTAGTCTTTGTTTCTTCAAATGAAAATGTCAACAAACTACGTTTAAAATCGACTTTAGGATTTCCTTTTACATGACATATTTTTCTTGGAAATAATCCGTTGGCTTCCGCCAGATTTATAAAATGCTCGCATTCTTTATATGGAATAACAGTGCAAAATGTTCCAGATGGTTCCAATAATTTAGAAACGCCTTGTAGTAATGCTGAAAAAGGCAACGCGTCTGTAAAACGAGCCGTATCTCGTTGCATATTCTTAGTTTTAAAATCTTCTGTATAAAAAGGAGGATTCGACACAATCAAATCATATGTATCTTCAATTTCATCAACAAATTCATCCAAACCTGCATGATAACAAAACAGGCGATTGCTCCAAGGAGAATTTTCAAAATTATCAACTGCTTGTTCGTACGCATCATCGTCAATCTCAATAGCATCAATTACTTCCGCAGTAGAGCGTTGCGCTAGTTGCAAAGCAATCAAGCCTGTTCCTGCGCCAATATCTAAAATTGCAAACGGATTACTTTCAACAGAAGCCCAAGCGCCAAGTAAAACGCCGTCGGTACCAACTTTCATAGCAGTTTTATCTTGTTGAATAGTAAATTCTTTAAAGCGAAAAGGTTTGCTCATAAGTTACTGTAAATACAAATCTATCAAACCTTCTGGAGCTTCAATATAAATCGTTTTTGCTTTTCGGTCTACTTTTTTAATAATAGCGTCATTAATCGGAATCAAAATTTCAATCGTATCACGTAAAATCTCAAACAAAGGTTGTGAAGTAGAATCATTCACACCAGAAATTATTCCAACCTTTCCAAAAGAAGCATCTTCCACTGCAAAACCAATAACTTCGTGGTAATAAAACTTATTTCCTTCTAGCTTTGGTAGAAATTCTAATGGCAAGTACAATTCACTTTTCAGTAACTGATCCGCTTCTGC from Kordia antarctica encodes the following:
- a CDS encoding tRNA1(Val) (adenine(37)-N6)-methyltransferase; translation: MSKPFRFKEFTIQQDKTAMKVGTDGVLLGAWASVESNPFAILDIGAGTGLIALQLAQRSTAEVIDAIEIDDDAYEQAVDNFENSPWSNRLFCYHAGLDEFVDEIEDTYDLIVSNPPFYTEDFKTKNMQRDTARFTDALPFSALLQGVSKLLEPSGTFCTVIPYKECEHFINLAEANGLFPRKICHVKGNPKVDFKRSLLTFSFEETKTTTEELVIETTRHQYTEAYILLTKDFYLKL
- the rimM gene encoding ribosome maturation factor RimM (Essential for efficient processing of 16S rRNA), with protein sequence MRIEDCFFLGKIVKKYSFKGELLAKLDTDQPDLYDDLDAVFIKLGRDFIPFFIEKSSLHKSDLLRLKFEDVNTEAEADQLLKSELYLPLEFLPKLEGNKFYYHEVIGFAVEDASFGKVGIISGVNDSTSQPLFEILRDTIEILIPINDAIIKKVDRKAKTIYIEAPEGLIDLYLQ